The Phormidium sp. PBR-2020 DNA segment TGATTGGCGTATTCTCCCTGTTGGGGTTGGCTGAGGGCGGTTAGGGTTCCGGTCTCATCTATCATAACTGCTGCCCCATCGCCAATCTGAGCCACTGCCACCCCGTCATGGCTGGCCACGAGCAAAATCAGGGTGCTAGCACATTCTCGCGGCGGCAATCCTGCGGCTTCGGCCTGTTCAATGACGCAGGTTCTGGCGGCTTCTAGGGCTTGCTGCAAGAGCTGGGTGAGGTCTGGCTCGTCTGACCCGTCCTCCTGTTCTGGGTCTTCCATATCACAATTATTGGATTTTGTCAAGGGTGGAAGGGTGATATTTGCCAGATAGGCGATCGCCGCTTGCACGGCCCACTCGGCCCCATCCTGCGATCGCGTCGCAGAACCTGCCCCATCAGCCACCGCCGCCAGCAGCAGGCCATCGTCACGAATCCGAGTGGCCCAAGCATCTTGACAGGGCTGCGATCGCTTCTGATGACTGGTTCCACATACAGAAGCCCCCAAAACACGCCAGTTCATAAGAAATAATTGAATAGGTAAAGGCAAAAGGCAAGAGGCAAAAGGCAAGAGGCAAGAGGCAAGGGGCAAGAGGCAAGGGAGGCAAGGGAGGCAAGGGAGGAACCACGTAGGGGCACGCCCTTGTGGCTGCCCGAGGACACAGAGGAAGAGGAGGAGGAGGGTTCCCTGTTCCCTGTTCCCTGTTCCCTATTCCCTTCTTCCCCCCTTTTGCCTTTTGCCTCTTGCCTCTTGCCCCCCCTACACCTCACCCCATCCCGGTGGGGGGAGAGGAACTTGATCATCGGGTTGGGAGTTGGAGACGCGCTGCATACTGGCCGATAGCCAGACAAATAACTCGCGGAAGTCTAACCCTTTGAGTTTGAGGGGGGTGCGGGGGAAGATTTCCCCGAGACGTTCCATGTTGGCATTTTCGACGCCGACAGCGAAACAGGCGACGCGTTTGTTGGCTTCGTCATCCCGTAGACGGGCGATCGCCTCTTCGATGGCCCGTTTGGGTTCCCCTTGGGGTTCGCCGTCGGTGATGGTGAAAATCCAGGGGCGATAGTAGGTGATGCCATTATCTCGATATTGGCGTTTGCGCTCGTCGAGGAGTTCTAGGGCTTTTTGTAATCCGGTTCCCATGCTGGTTAGGCCTTGGGCGGTTAAGACAGGGGCCTCGAAGCGATCGGCGGTGACGAAGTCTAACACCACTTTTACCTTGGAGTCAAAGGATACCACGGCCACCTCAACCCGTTTACGGGCTAAATCATCCTGGTTGAGTTCGTCTCGGAAGGTTTCTAGGCCTTCGTTGAGGGCCTCAATGGGTAGTCCTGACATTGAGCCTGAGGTATCGAGTAGCAAAATACAGGGACAACGGGGTTCTGGGTTTTCGGCAAACTCAACGGCATCTTCGAGACGAATGGCATCGGACATAACTTCGGAGAATCCAAGAACGGTTAACAGGATAGCAAAGTTGTTGGGCGATCGCCCTGATGGGAGCATCCCCAATCATCGCCACAGGATGGCCCAACGACGGCTAGCGGCCGAGTTTGTTGGGAATCCCCTCACAGCCGCCGGGAATCGTCTGACGGGCGTTTTCCCCACACCAGGCACAGCAATAATAGCGTTGTCCCTCGGATAATCGCTGCACATTGCTGAAATTGGCATCTTCGACGACGGTGCCGGTATATTCGCCGGTTTCATAGTTGGGGACATCATGGCGGGTGCGGGGGGTGGCGGTTTCGGCTTTCCCGTAGAAAAAGCGAGTTCCTTTGAGATCGGCACCGGTGAGATTGGCTTCATAGAGAATGGCACGACTCATATTGGCCATGACTAAGTCACAGTCGCTGAGATTGGTGCGGACTAAGTTGGCATCACTGAGATCCGTCCAGCGTAAATCGGTTTTGGATAAATCGGTGGCGGCTAACATGACGC contains these protein-coding regions:
- a CDS encoding protein phosphatase 2C domain-containing protein, with the protein product MNWRVLGASVCGTSHQKRSQPCQDAWATRIRDDGLLLAAVADGAGSATRSQDGAEWAVQAAIAYLANITLPPLTKSNNCDMEDPEQEDGSDEPDLTQLLQQALEAARTCVIEQAEAAGLPPRECASTLILLVASHDGVAVAQIGDGAAVMIDETGTLTALSQPQQGEYANQTTFLTSEGAIAQAEIFIYPIAPQGIALFSDGLQRLALEMPQGTPHERFFSPLFQFIQQDSDEAGANEQLQGFLTSPRVSQRTDDDLTLVLAGAIAPSPSDP
- a CDS encoding VWA domain-containing protein, yielding MRLEDAVEFAENPEPRCPCILLLDTSGSMSGLPIEALNEGLETFRDELNQDDLARKRVEVAVVSFDSKVKVVLDFVTADRFEAPVLTAQGLTSMGTGLQKALELLDERKRQYRDNGITYYRPWIFTITDGEPQGEPKRAIEEAIARLRDDEANKRVACFAVGVENANMERLGEIFPRTPLKLKGLDFRELFVWLSASMQRVSNSQPDDQVPLPPPGWGEV